The Neobacillus sp. OS1-2 genome includes a window with the following:
- the dnaB gene encoding replicative DNA helicase yields MNDVYADRMLPQNIEAEQAVLGAIFLEPSALTLASEILIPEDFYRASHQKIFNVMLHLNDQGQAVDLVTVTEELAAAKLIEDIGGVSYLSDLAGSVPTAANIEYYARIVEEKSLLRRLIRTATTIASDGYSREDEVEALLSEAEKSILEVAQRKNAGAFHNIKDVLVRTYDNIEEMHNRVGEITGLETGFAELDRMTAGFQRNDLIIVGARPSVGKTAFALNIAQNVAKKTGENIAIFSLEMGAEQLVMRLLCAEGNIDAQRLRTGSLTEDDWGKLTMAMGSLSNTGIYIDDTPGVRVGDIRSKCRRLKQEHGLGMILIDYLQLILGNGRSGENRQQEVSEISRSLKQLARELQVPVIALSQLSRGVEQRQDKRPMMSDIRESGSIEQDADIVAFLYRDDYYDKESESKNIIEIIIAKQRNGPTGTVSLAFVKEYNKFVNIETRYDSPPGA; encoded by the coding sequence ATGAATGATGTATATGCAGATCGTATGCTGCCACAAAATATTGAAGCGGAACAGGCTGTATTAGGAGCTATTTTTCTAGAGCCTTCTGCTCTTACCTTGGCTTCGGAAATCTTAATTCCTGAAGACTTTTATCGTGCTTCCCACCAAAAGATCTTTAATGTGATGCTCCATCTAAATGATCAAGGCCAAGCGGTTGACCTTGTAACGGTAACGGAGGAGCTCGCAGCAGCTAAACTGATAGAGGATATTGGCGGTGTCAGCTATTTAAGTGACTTGGCAGGCTCTGTTCCGACTGCTGCTAATATTGAGTATTATGCTAGAATCGTAGAAGAAAAGTCGCTGCTTAGACGATTAATCCGCACGGCAACCACGATTGCCTCTGATGGCTATTCGCGAGAAGATGAAGTTGAAGCCCTGTTAAGTGAGGCGGAAAAAAGTATTTTAGAGGTGGCGCAGCGAAAGAACGCTGGTGCCTTCCACAACATAAAAGATGTGCTTGTTCGCACGTATGACAATATTGAGGAGATGCATAACCGCGTTGGTGAGATTACTGGTCTTGAGACAGGGTTTGCGGAGCTTGACCGGATGACTGCTGGCTTCCAGCGGAACGATTTAATTATTGTTGGTGCTCGTCCTTCCGTTGGTAAAACAGCCTTTGCTTTAAATATTGCGCAAAATGTTGCAAAAAAAACGGGTGAAAATATTGCTATCTTTAGCCTTGAGATGGGTGCCGAGCAGCTCGTTATGCGTCTTCTCTGTGCGGAAGGAAATATTGATGCCCAAAGGCTTCGTACGGGGTCGCTGACAGAGGATGACTGGGGTAAGCTGACAATGGCAATGGGGAGCTTGTCAAATACGGGAATCTATATTGATGATACCCCCGGCGTGCGTGTCGGTGATATTCGCTCTAAATGCCGCCGCTTAAAGCAAGAGCACGGCTTAGGGATGATTTTGATTGACTATTTACAGCTTATTTTAGGAAACGGCCGTTCTGGCGAAAATCGTCAGCAGGAGGTATCGGAAATATCCCGTTCCCTTAAGCAATTAGCTCGTGAGCTGCAAGTGCCAGTTATTGCCCTTTCGCAGCTTTCCCGTGGTGTCGAGCAGCGTCAGGATAAACGGCCCATGATGTCTGATATTCGTGAGTCAGGTTCGATCGAGCAGGATGCCGATATCGTTGCCTTCCTCTATCGTGACGATTATTATGATAAAGAGTCAGAGTCTAAGAACATCATTGAAATCATTATTGCCAAACAGCGTAATGGCCCTACAGGTACTGTTTCGTTGGCTTTTGTGAAAGAATACAATAAATTTGTTAATATAGAAACACGTTATGATTCTCCGCCTGGTGCGTAG
- the rplI gene encoding 50S ribosomal protein L9, which translates to MKVIFLKDVKGKGKKGEVKNVADGYAHNFLIKQGLAVEANNSSISSLDAQKKKEEKMAAEELAEAKKLKEVLDQITVELTAKAGEGGRLFGSITTKQVAEELQKKHGIKIDKRKMELTDAIRTLGHTKVPVKLHHEVTATLTVSVTEVK; encoded by the coding sequence ATGAAGGTTATTTTTCTAAAGGATGTTAAAGGTAAGGGCAAAAAAGGGGAAGTAAAAAATGTTGCGGATGGCTATGCACATAACTTTTTAATTAAACAAGGGTTAGCGGTAGAAGCAAATAATTCCAGCATTAGTTCATTAGATGCCCAAAAGAAGAAGGAAGAAAAAATGGCTGCTGAAGAACTGGCAGAGGCCAAAAAGTTGAAAGAAGTGTTGGATCAAATTACGGTTGAACTAACAGCTAAGGCTGGTGAAGGCGGTCGTCTATTTGGTTCGATTACAACGAAGCAAGTGGCTGAAGAGCTCCAAAAGAAACATGGTATTAAAATTGATAAACGAAAAATGGAGTTAACGGATGCCATTCGTACTCTTGGTCACACAAAGGTGCCAGTAAAACTCCATCATGAAGTGACAGCGACATTAACGGTATCTGTGACAGAAGTAAAATAA
- a CDS encoding DHH family phosphoesterase, which produces MPAFLKKRSIRYPFYGLIGVIVILLIVLLLYNWILSVAGLLLMLIPIYYMFVIDHRERAEMEEYISTLSYRVKKVGEEALMEMPIGIMLINEEYFIEWSNPFLSSYFDEDTLIGKSLYDIADTLIPLIKQEVETEIITLHDRKFRVIHKREERLLYFFDVTEQKEIEKKYQDDRTAIATIFLDNYDDLTQGMDDQMRGSINNLVTSILNKWATDNGIFLKRVSSERFIAVFSERILRILEKEKFTILDEVRELTSKQNVSFTLSIGVGTGVSSLPELGVLAQSSLDLALGRGGDQVAIKLPNGKVKFFGGKTNPVEKRTRVRARVISHALRDLIIASDKVIIMGHKNPDMDSIGSSIGIYKVAQMNQKEAYIVVNMQEIDNGVKRLMDELRQQEQLFSHFVGPEQALEMATDKTLLVVVDTHKPSMVMEERLLNRIDQVVVIDHHRRGEDFIESPLLVYMEPYASSTAELVTEFLEYQPKRGKIEMIEATALLAGIIVDTKSFTLRTGSRTFDAASYLRAHGADTILVQKFLKEDIDTYIKRSKLIESVSFYRDGIAIAKGTEQELHDQVIIAQAADTLLTMDGVLASFVIAKRGEAVIGISARSLGNVNVQVIMESLKGGGHLTNAATQLTGLSIEETEAQLLLAIDDYFEGVKKE; this is translated from the coding sequence TTGCCTGCATTTTTAAAAAAGCGGTCCATTCGTTACCCTTTTTACGGACTAATTGGCGTTATAGTCATCCTGCTCATTGTCCTGTTACTTTATAATTGGATCTTAAGTGTGGCTGGGCTGCTTTTAATGTTGATCCCCATTTACTATATGTTTGTCATTGACCATCGCGAGCGGGCAGAAATGGAAGAGTATATTTCCACCCTGTCATACCGAGTAAAAAAGGTCGGCGAAGAAGCATTGATGGAAATGCCAATTGGGATTATGCTCATCAATGAGGAATATTTTATTGAATGGTCAAACCCTTTTCTATCCTCCTATTTTGATGAGGATACATTGATTGGCAAATCGCTTTATGATATCGCTGATACGCTGATCCCATTAATTAAGCAGGAAGTGGAGACAGAAATTATTACCCTTCATGACCGAAAGTTTCGTGTCATTCATAAACGTGAAGAGCGGCTATTATACTTTTTTGATGTGACGGAACAAAAGGAAATTGAGAAGAAGTACCAGGATGACCGGACGGCAATAGCGACCATCTTTTTAGACAATTATGATGACCTGACTCAAGGTATGGATGATCAGATGCGCGGCAGTATCAATAATTTGGTCACCTCTATTTTGAATAAATGGGCCACTGATAATGGCATCTTTCTAAAGCGAGTATCATCCGAACGATTTATCGCTGTTTTTAGTGAAAGAATTCTTCGCATCCTTGAAAAAGAAAAATTTACGATCTTGGATGAGGTACGGGAATTGACTTCAAAGCAAAATGTTTCATTTACCTTAAGTATTGGGGTTGGTACGGGCGTGTCCTCGCTGCCTGAATTGGGCGTTTTAGCACAATCAAGCCTGGATCTAGCGTTAGGTCGTGGCGGCGATCAGGTAGCGATTAAACTTCCAAATGGGAAAGTGAAATTTTTTGGTGGAAAGACAAATCCAGTTGAAAAGCGGACGCGGGTACGGGCACGTGTGATCTCTCATGCTTTGAGAGATTTAATTATCGCCAGTGATAAAGTCATTATCATGGGACATAAAAACCCCGATATGGATTCAATTGGTTCAAGTATTGGAATCTACAAAGTTGCCCAAATGAATCAAAAAGAAGCGTATATCGTGGTCAATATGCAGGAAATTGATAATGGCGTAAAACGGCTTATGGATGAACTCCGACAGCAAGAACAATTATTTTCTCATTTCGTTGGTCCTGAGCAGGCACTCGAAATGGCCACTGACAAAACCTTGCTTGTTGTGGTTGATACCCATAAACCTTCAATGGTCATGGAGGAACGTTTATTAAATAGGATTGATCAAGTCGTCGTGATTGACCACCATCGCCGCGGTGAGGATTTTATCGAGAGTCCCTTGCTTGTTTACATGGAGCCTTATGCCTCTTCTACTGCGGAGCTTGTAACGGAATTTTTGGAATATCAGCCGAAACGCGGTAAAATTGAGATGATTGAGGCAACAGCCCTGCTCGCAGGTATTATCGTTGACACAAAAAGCTTTACGTTAAGAACGGGCTCACGGACCTTTGATGCTGCCTCCTACCTTCGGGCTCACGGTGCTGATACCATTCTCGTCCAGAAATTTTTAAAAGAAGACATTGATACATATATAAAAAGGTCAAAGTTAATTGAATCAGTCTCCTTCTATCGTGATGGGATTGCGATTGCAAAAGGAACGGAACAGGAACTTCATGATCAAGTGATTATTGCTCAGGCTGCCGATACATTGTTAACAATGGACGGGGTGTTAGCCTCTTTTGTCATTGCCAAACGGGGTGAGGCGGTTATTGGGATCAGTGCAAGGTCACTAGGTAATGTCAATGTACAGGTCATTATGGAAAGTTTGAAAGGCGGCGGCCATTTAACAAATGCAGCCACACAGCTGACCGGATTATCGATTGAAGAAACAGAGGCACAATTATTGCTGGCAATTGATGACTATTTTGAAGGAGTGAAAAAGGAATGA
- a CDS encoding YybS family protein, translating into MKNVRKLTEGAILLAAFTVLLLVTIYVPIIGTFLNFVLPLPFIMFSAKNNMKYITAFFVAAAFISFIAGSVMGLAFMLMYGAVGAVIGYMLQKNKSRTAILIASTLTLIVGLILFYAGSVVFFHLDFIHEFTLALKESAKMSEDMLKAMGQGEQIKLLNEQNANMIKMLKTLAPSLLIMVSVITVFVIQWVCFPIAKRFGITVQPWGSFRNISLPKSLLWYYLIALGGLLLLHPHEGTYLYSVLINARYILDYFILFQGLAFVFFIFHQRSVAKGLGVLVVILTFVLPIVHYIILLLGITDLGFDFRKRFEKKE; encoded by the coding sequence GTGAAAAATGTACGTAAACTAACAGAGGGCGCCATCCTTTTGGCGGCATTTACCGTTCTTTTATTAGTAACAATCTATGTCCCCATTATAGGGACTTTTCTAAACTTTGTCTTGCCACTGCCGTTTATCATGTTTTCAGCCAAAAATAATATGAAGTATATTACGGCATTCTTTGTGGCGGCTGCATTTATTTCCTTTATTGCCGGCTCCGTTATGGGACTAGCCTTTATGCTAATGTACGGTGCGGTAGGAGCTGTTATTGGTTACATGCTCCAAAAGAATAAGAGCCGTACAGCGATATTAATTGCAAGCACACTCACATTAATTGTCGGATTGATTCTGTTTTATGCCGGTAGTGTGGTATTTTTTCATCTCGATTTCATTCATGAATTCACGCTGGCATTAAAGGAATCGGCCAAAATGTCAGAGGATATGCTTAAGGCAATGGGGCAAGGAGAACAAATTAAGCTTTTGAATGAACAAAACGCAAATATGATCAAGATGCTGAAAACACTCGCACCTAGCCTGTTAATCATGGTTTCCGTTATCACTGTTTTTGTGATTCAATGGGTTTGTTTTCCTATTGCTAAAAGATTTGGTATAACGGTTCAGCCGTGGGGGAGTTTTCGAAACATTTCCCTGCCAAAAAGCTTGTTATGGTACTATCTAATAGCCTTGGGGGGGCTGCTGTTGCTCCATCCTCATGAAGGAACCTATTTATACTCCGTCTTAATAAATGCGCGATACATATTAGATTATTTTATCCTTTTCCAGGGACTAGCCTTTGTTTTCTTTATTTTCCACCAGCGCTCTGTCGCTAAAGGACTTGGTGTACTTGTTGTAATTCTTACTTTCGTCCTACCAATTGTTCATTATATAATATTGTTACTAGGCATTACCGATTTAGGTTTTGATTTTAGAAAGCGATTTGAAAAAAAAGAGTAA
- the rpsR gene encoding 30S ribosomal protein S18, whose product MAGGRKGGRAKRRKVCYFTANGITRIDYKDVDLLKKFISERGKILPRRVTGTSAKYQRKLTVAIKRARQMALLPFVAGE is encoded by the coding sequence ATGGCAGGAGGACGTAAAGGCGGTCGCGCAAAGCGTCGTAAAGTGTGCTATTTCACAGCAAATGGTATCACTCGCATCGATTACAAAGATGTAGATTTACTTAAAAAATTCATCTCTGAGCGTGGAAAAATTTTACCACGTCGTGTAACTGGTACAAGCGCTAAATACCAACGCAAACTAACAGTTGCTATCAAACGTGCACGTCAAATGGCATTACTACCATTTGTTGCTGGTGAATAA
- the ssb gene encoding single-stranded DNA-binding protein — MINRVVLVGRLTKDPELKYTPNGIAVATFTLAVNRQFSNQQGEREADFLNIVVWRKAAENVANFLKKGSLAGVDGRIQVRTYEQDGKRQYFTEIVADSVQFLEPKGSSGGGGRSNDFYGAPPMEPQGNPYGSGNQNQRQNQNQNQNKGFNMDNDPFAGNGQIDISDDDLPF, encoded by the coding sequence ATGATTAATCGTGTTGTGCTTGTTGGCCGTTTAACAAAAGACCCTGAATTAAAATACACACCGAATGGCATTGCTGTTGCTACCTTTACTCTTGCAGTAAATCGTCAATTTTCAAATCAGCAAGGTGAGCGTGAAGCGGACTTTCTTAACATCGTTGTTTGGCGTAAGGCTGCTGAAAATGTTGCGAACTTCCTGAAAAAGGGTAGTTTAGCTGGTGTAGACGGCAGAATTCAAGTTCGTACTTACGAGCAAGATGGAAAACGTCAGTATTTTACTGAGATTGTAGCAGATAGTGTTCAATTTCTTGAACCGAAGGGCTCTTCGGGCGGCGGCGGTAGAAGCAACGATTTTTACGGTGCTCCTCCAATGGAACCGCAAGGTAATCCATATGGCAGCGGCAATCAGAATCAACGACAAAATCAGAACCAAAATCAAAATAAAGGTTTTAATATGGATAATGATCCATTTGCTGGAAATGGTCAAATCGACATCTCTGATGATGATCTACCGTTCTAA
- the rpsF gene encoding 30S ribosomal protein S6 has product MKKYEIMYIIRPNIEDEAKKALVERFNTILLDNGAETAETKDWGKRRLAYEINDFRDGYYEIAKTTSSAAAVQEFSRLAKISEDIIRHIVIKEEE; this is encoded by the coding sequence ATGAAAAAGTACGAAATCATGTACATCATCCGCCCAAATATTGAAGATGAAGCGAAAAAGGCTCTTGTTGAGCGTTTTAACACTATTCTTCTTGATAACGGAGCGGAAACTGCTGAAACAAAGGATTGGGGTAAGCGCCGTCTAGCATACGAAATCAACGATTTCCGCGACGGATACTACGAAATCGCTAAAACTACATCTTCAGCTGCTGCAGTACAAGAATTTTCTCGTCTTGCAAAGATCAGCGAAGATATCATTCGCCATATCGTCATTAAAGAAGAAGAATAA
- the ychF gene encoding redox-regulated ATPase YchF yields the protein MALTAGIVGLPNVGKSTLFNAITQAGAESANYPFCTIDPNVGIVEVPDHRLQKLTELVQPKKTVPTAFEFTDIAGIVKGASKGEGLGNKFLSHIRQVDAICQVVRCFADENITHVSGKVDPIDDIETINLELILADMESVEKRISRVEKLAKQKDKDAAAEFEVLAMLRDAFEAEKPARTVDFTEEQMKLVKGLHLLTIKPVLYVANVSEDEVANPADNEYVQKVREFAKADNAEVIVICAKIEEEIAELEGEEKQMFLEELGIEESGLDQLIRAAYHLLGLATYFTAGVQEVRAWTFRKGMKAPQCAGVIHSDFERGFIRAETVSYDDLLAAGSHNAAKEAGKVRLEGKEYEVKDGDVIHFRFNV from the coding sequence ATGGCTTTAACAGCTGGTATTGTAGGGTTGCCGAACGTTGGTAAGTCTACTCTTTTTAATGCAATAACACAGGCAGGAGCGGAATCAGCAAATTACCCCTTCTGTACGATTGACCCGAATGTCGGGATTGTCGAAGTTCCTGACCATCGTTTGCAGAAATTAACTGAATTAGTTCAACCAAAGAAAACCGTACCAACAGCCTTTGAATTTACCGATATTGCCGGGATTGTTAAGGGTGCAAGTAAAGGAGAAGGACTCGGTAACAAGTTCTTGTCGCATATCCGCCAAGTAGATGCTATTTGCCAAGTAGTACGCTGCTTTGCCGATGAAAATATCACCCATGTCTCTGGGAAGGTAGATCCGATTGATGATATTGAGACCATCAACCTCGAATTGATATTAGCGGATATGGAATCAGTCGAAAAAAGAATTAGCCGCGTTGAAAAGTTGGCCAAGCAAAAGGATAAGGATGCTGCCGCTGAATTTGAAGTTTTAGCGATGCTGCGTGATGCCTTTGAAGCAGAAAAGCCAGCACGTACGGTTGATTTCACCGAAGAGCAAATGAAATTGGTGAAAGGCCTGCATCTTTTAACCATTAAGCCTGTCCTATATGTGGCAAACGTAAGTGAAGATGAAGTGGCTAATCCAGCAGATAATGAATATGTGCAAAAGGTGCGCGAATTTGCAAAGGCTGATAATGCCGAAGTAATCGTCATTTGTGCAAAAATTGAAGAGGAAATCGCTGAGCTTGAAGGGGAAGAAAAGCAAATGTTCCTTGAAGAGCTTGGAATTGAAGAATCAGGACTTGACCAATTAATCCGTGCTGCTTATCATTTGCTCGGGTTAGCTACTTACTTTACGGCAGGTGTACAGGAGGTTCGTGCTTGGACATTCAGAAAGGGCATGAAAGCCCCGCAATGTGCCGGTGTCATCCACTCCGATTTCGAACGCGGCTTCATTCGCGCTGAAACGGTCTCATATGATGATCTTCTCGCAGCAGGCAGCCATAATGCGGCGAAAGAAGCAGGAAAAGTGCGTTTAGAAGGCAAAGAGTATGAAGTAAAAGACGGCGATGTCATCCATTTCCGTTTTAACGTGTAA
- a CDS encoding molybdopterin-dependent oxidoreductase: MPQIQKAACPLNCWDSCGFNVTIDQDRVVKVEGDPEHPITQGKICGRGRMLETRANSSQRLLHPLKKVNGIFEKVSWEQALDEIAAKLVSIKENYGTTAVLHSHDYANNGILKNLDQRFFNCFGGVTELYGSLCWGSGIEAQKWDFGNAWSHEPNDIFNSKNIIIWGRNVARTNMHFYEKLLEAKKLGARIIVIDPLFNATAKIADEYITIKPGMDGVLAAGIIKEMLRLGLEDRHFIEKSTHGFADLVKLIDGVSLEKVSEMTEVPCEAMTTLAQVYADKPTATFMGLGMQRYQNGGNTIRLIDALVAVSGNIGIAGGGANYANLQVGQSFAFDELTLTQRRKHHRQFSIMKQAEEVLKATDPEIKMIIVTCGNPLTQVPDTNTVEQAFSSIPTLVVIDQYLTDTAMLADYVLPTTTAFEEEDLYYSSMYHHYVNYGPKLVTAPGEARPDLWIWTQLARRLGFGEDFAFTREEFLEMTLKPLKEKGITLEKLKSDHTLELPVGKLPWHDHKFQTPSGKFEFTAQQKGQHGLLTLAVPGESKWKSPELAKKYPYHLLTIHPMRSNHSQNYHVWSSRPKVKVEIAPNIAESLRLANGDFVKVWNDRGEVKGFISILAKAHPDTINIDEGIWQEFGGSVNQLTSSRESDNGLGSTLYDCLVTLEKINQQEP, encoded by the coding sequence TTGCCACAAATACAAAAAGCGGCGTGTCCATTGAATTGCTGGGATAGCTGCGGTTTCAATGTAACGATTGATCAAGATAGAGTTGTGAAGGTAGAGGGTGACCCGGAACATCCGATTACCCAGGGGAAAATTTGTGGTCGTGGACGAATGCTGGAAACAAGGGCAAACTCTTCACAGCGCTTATTGCACCCTCTGAAAAAGGTAAATGGGATATTTGAAAAAGTCTCGTGGGAACAGGCCTTGGATGAAATAGCTGCCAAATTAGTATCCATAAAAGAAAACTACGGGACAACGGCTGTTCTCCACAGTCATGATTATGCCAATAACGGGATCTTAAAAAACCTTGACCAGCGCTTTTTTAATTGTTTTGGCGGGGTAACGGAGCTTTACGGCTCACTTTGTTGGGGTTCTGGAATTGAGGCACAGAAATGGGATTTCGGAAATGCCTGGAGTCATGAACCAAATGATATTTTTAACAGTAAAAACATTATTATTTGGGGAAGAAATGTCGCCCGGACCAATATGCATTTTTACGAAAAATTACTTGAGGCAAAGAAGCTAGGGGCAAGAATAATTGTCATTGATCCACTTTTTAATGCTACGGCAAAGATTGCCGATGAATATATCACGATTAAGCCAGGGATGGACGGGGTATTAGCTGCGGGAATTATTAAGGAAATGCTTCGCTTAGGGCTAGAGGATCGCCATTTTATTGAGAAATCTACACATGGATTTGCTGACCTCGTGAAACTTATCGACGGTGTTTCCTTAGAAAAGGTCAGTGAAATGACGGAGGTCCCCTGTGAGGCAATGACCACTTTGGCACAAGTATACGCTGATAAACCAACTGCTACTTTTATGGGGTTAGGAATGCAGCGATACCAAAATGGTGGAAATACCATTCGCTTGATTGACGCCCTTGTCGCGGTCAGTGGGAATATCGGTATAGCTGGCGGCGGCGCCAATTACGCCAATCTCCAAGTGGGGCAAAGCTTTGCGTTTGATGAATTAACACTAACACAGCGCAGGAAACACCATAGGCAATTTTCAATCATGAAACAGGCAGAAGAAGTGCTAAAGGCAACAGACCCGGAAATAAAGATGATTATCGTAACTTGTGGCAACCCGCTGACACAGGTGCCTGACACCAATACGGTTGAACAAGCCTTCTCCTCTATTCCGACACTTGTCGTGATTGATCAATACCTCACGGATACGGCCATGCTTGCTGATTATGTATTACCGACGACAACGGCCTTTGAGGAGGAAGATCTTTATTATTCCTCTATGTATCATCATTATGTGAATTATGGTCCAAAGCTCGTCACCGCCCCTGGTGAGGCACGTCCTGATTTATGGATCTGGACACAATTAGCCCGTAGGCTGGGCTTCGGTGAGGATTTTGCTTTTACAAGGGAAGAGTTTCTTGAAATGACGCTTAAACCTTTAAAGGAAAAAGGCATTACCCTTGAAAAGTTAAAGTCAGATCATACCCTGGAACTTCCAGTTGGAAAACTTCCATGGCATGACCATAAATTTCAGACGCCAAGCGGGAAGTTTGAATTTACTGCCCAACAAAAAGGTCAACACGGCCTGTTAACATTAGCGGTTCCGGGTGAATCAAAGTGGAAAAGCCCTGAACTGGCAAAAAAATATCCATATCACCTGCTAACGATTCATCCAATGCGTTCCAATCACTCGCAGAATTATCATGTATGGTCTTCAAGGCCAAAGGTGAAGGTGGAGATTGCTCCAAATATTGCTGAAAGTTTGAGACTGGCAAATGGTGATTTCGTCAAGGTATGGAATGACCGTGGTGAGGTAAAAGGCTTTATTTCCATTCTGGCTAAAGCCCACCCGGACACGATTAATATCGATGAGGGGATTTGGCAGGAGTTTGGCGGATCTGTCAATCAGCTGACCTCAAGCCGGGAATCTGATAATGGTCTTGGAAGTACGCTATATGATTGTCTGGTTACTCTTGAAAAAATCAACCAACAGGAGCCTTAA
- a CDS encoding DUF951 domain-containing protein: MEEKEFALNDVVEMKKQHPCGTNRWKIIRLGMDIRIKCEGCGHSVLIPRREFSRKMKKVLVKHEE; this comes from the coding sequence ATGGAGGAAAAGGAATTTGCTCTAAATGATGTAGTTGAAATGAAGAAACAGCATCCATGCGGAACCAATCGCTGGAAAATCATTCGCTTGGGTATGGATATTCGGATTAAGTGTGAAGGCTGCGGGCATAGCGTTCTGATCCCAAGAAGAGAGTTTTCGCGAAAAATGAAGAAGGTTTTGGTAAAGCATGAAGAATAA
- a CDS encoding mechanosensitive ion channel family protein, which produces MSVTTKGIQDEVTKLQDEDTWLNLGEGALKIIAILVVANIIIRLGKVAIHNVFKIRNLSPLNTSDRREDTLSRLLDSVLTYVVYFIAIMMVLSVLGIDVKALIAGAGVVGLAVGFGAQSLVKDVISGFFIIFEDQFSVGDHVRIGLFEGNVETIGLRTTKLKSWTGEVHILPNGSITQVTNFSLNNSLAIIDIAISYGEDIERAEKVIADALEKMPSQYEELTKAPELLGIQTMGPNEIVLRVIAETLPMKQSGVTRGIRKDIKLILDENGIKAPNLNFMMYQNGSGQSK; this is translated from the coding sequence ATGAGTGTCACAACAAAAGGAATTCAAGATGAGGTTACGAAACTTCAAGATGAAGATACATGGCTAAACCTTGGCGAAGGCGCGCTAAAAATTATTGCTATATTAGTTGTTGCCAATATTATTATCCGTCTTGGTAAAGTAGCCATTCACAATGTTTTTAAGATAAGAAATTTGTCACCGCTTAATACATCGGACCGCCGCGAGGATACACTTTCTAGACTACTCGACAGTGTTCTTACATATGTGGTCTATTTTATCGCGATTATGATGGTTCTTTCAGTCTTAGGAATTGATGTAAAGGCACTCATTGCTGGTGCTGGAGTTGTGGGGTTAGCAGTAGGTTTTGGAGCACAAAGCTTAGTAAAAGACGTTATTTCTGGTTTCTTCATCATCTTTGAAGACCAGTTTTCAGTAGGTGACCACGTTCGCATAGGATTATTTGAAGGAAACGTCGAAACAATAGGGTTAAGAACGACAAAACTCAAAAGCTGGACAGGTGAGGTTCATATATTACCAAATGGCAGCATCACGCAGGTCACCAATTTTTCATTAAATAATAGTCTCGCGATTATTGATATTGCCATTTCCTATGGTGAAGATATTGAACGAGCGGAAAAGGTGATTGCCGATGCCTTGGAAAAAATGCCAAGCCAATATGAAGAATTAACGAAAGCACCTGAATTGTTAGGGATTCAAACAATGGGTCCTAACGAGATTGTTTTACGGGTAATCGCGGAAACATTACCGATGAAACAGTCAGGAGTGACGCGGGGAATTCGTAAGGATATAAAACTTATTTTAGACGAAAATGGGATAAAAGCTCCAAATCTTAACTTTATGATGTACCAAAATGGATCTGGTCAATCTAAATAG
- the yyaC gene encoding spore protease YyaC, whose amino-acid sequence MNLKTSLFDRMGKVPIIHDDFHAAEKLAEELLLNIPNMTRRPIVFICIGTDRSTGDSLGPLVGTLLEEKDLQSFYVYGTLDEPIHAVNLAEKLKEIQTKHVNPYIIGIDACLGRIKNVGVIQVGNGPVKPGAGVNKDLPEVGDIHITGIVNVSGFMEFFVLQNTRLNLVMKMAKTIAGGIYKASLLYSKHEWKELNWLEEEKTN is encoded by the coding sequence ATGAATCTCAAAACAAGCCTTTTTGACAGGATGGGGAAGGTACCAATCATTCATGATGATTTTCACGCTGCTGAAAAGCTTGCTGAAGAGTTACTCCTGAATATTCCTAATATGACAAGACGCCCCATCGTCTTCATCTGCATCGGGACAGACCGCTCCACAGGCGATTCATTAGGGCCGCTGGTAGGCACACTCCTTGAGGAGAAGGACCTCCAATCCTTTTACGTCTACGGGACCTTAGACGAGCCTATACATGCCGTTAATCTGGCTGAAAAACTAAAAGAAATCCAGACGAAACATGTTAATCCCTATATTATTGGGATTGATGCTTGTTTGGGGAGAATCAAAAATGTCGGTGTGATTCAAGTCGGGAATGGACCTGTTAAACCGGGTGCAGGGGTGAACAAAGATCTGCCAGAGGTTGGTGACATACATATCACTGGCATAGTAAATGTCAGCGGGTTTATGGAATTCTTCGTGTTACAAAACACTCGATTAAATTTAGTTATGAAAATGGCGAAAACGATTGCGGGCGGCATTTACAAAGCAAGTCTTTTGTACTCTAAGCATGAATGGAAAGAATTAAATTGGCTGGAAGAAGAGAAGACAAACTAA